A window of the Brassica oleracea var. oleracea cultivar TO1000 chromosome C1, BOL, whole genome shotgun sequence genome harbors these coding sequences:
- the LOC106309134 gene encoding uncharacterized protein At4g15545 yields MSDVEQEEETSSAVRGSISFDLPEEVLQVLPSDPFEQLDVARKITSIALSTRVSALESESSDLRELLAEKDKEISELQSHVESLDASLSDALQKLSLAEDEKENLVRENSSLSSTVKRLQRDVSKLEGFRKTLMMSLQDDDQNAGTTQIIAKPTPNDEDSPFQPSRHSSIQSQASEAVEPAPVDNENEAPKPSLSNSLPLVSQTATPRLTPPGSPPALSASSTPKTTSRPISPRRHSVSFSTTRGMFDDNRSSISISEPGSHTGRTRVDGKEFFRQVRSRLSYEQFGAFLGNVKDLNAHKQTKDETLRKAEEIFGSDNRDLYVIFEGLITRNAH; encoded by the exons ATGTCAGACGTAGAACAAGAAGAAGAAACATCAAGTGCTGTTAGAGGTTCGATAAGTTTCGATCTTCCCGAGGAAGTCCTTCAAGTCCTACCGTCCGATCCATTCGAGCAGCTGGATGTGGCGCGCAAAATCACATCCATTGCTCTCTCGACACGTGTCTCTGCCCTCGAATCAGAGTCGTCCGATCTCCGAGAGCTTCTCGCCGAGAAAGACAAGGAAATCTCCGAGCTACAATCACACGTGGAGTCTCTCGACGCTTCTCTCTCCGACGCGTTGCAAAAGCTTTCTCTCGCCGAAGATGAAAAG GAGAATCTGGTGAGAGAGAACTCTTCGTTGTCAAGTACTGTCAAGAGACTCCAGAGAGATGTCTCTAAG CTTGAGGGGTTCAGGAAGACGCTTATGATGTCTCTTCAAGACGACGACCAAAAT GCAGGAACAACACAAATCATTGCTAAGCCAACACCAAACG ATGAAGATTCTCCATTTCAACCTTCAAGACATTCATCAATCCAATCTCAAGCTTCTGAAGCTGTTGAGCCAGCTCCAGTGGACAACGAAAACGAAG CTCCTAAACCGAGTTTATCGAACAGTCTTCCATTAGTATCTCAGACCGCTACGCCTCGGCTTACACCTCCTGGTTCTCCACCAGCATTGTCCGCTTCTAGTACCCCTAAAACGACTTCAAGACCTATCTCCCCTCGTCGCCATTCTGTATCCTTCTCTACTACTAGAGGCATGTTTGATGATAATAGATCTTCTATCTCAATCTCAGAGCCTGGATCCCACACCG GACGAACTCGGGTTGATGGGAAAGAGTTCTTCCGACAAGTCAG GAGCCGGTTATCTTACGAGCAGTTTGGTGCATTTCTTGGAAATGTGAAGGATCTTAATGCCCACAAGCAAACAAAAGAT GAAACGCTTAGGAAAGCTGAAGAGATATTCGGAAGTGACAACAGAGACCTCTATGTCATATTCGAGGGCTTGATCACTCGCAACGCTCACTGA
- the LOC106309126 gene encoding UDP-glycosyltransferase 75D1-like, which produces MSFINYKHTNIKKMSNDNDSSKSLTGPHFLFVTYPAQGHINPSLELAKRLAGTFIGARVTFAAPVAAYNRRMLSKENVLQNLTFATYSDGHDDGFRPSTSSDKSRQQSSRQYLSEMRRRGRETLTELIEDNRRQNRPFTCVVYTILLTWVAELAREFQIPSALLWVQPVTVFSIFYHYFNGYADAISEMADNNPSGIIKLPSLPLLRLRDLPSFIVPTNAYAFVLPAFREQIESLKQEETPKILVNSFQELEQEALTSVLDNFKIVPIGPLITSRTDSETDAEYVEWLDTKSDSSVLYISFGTLAVLSKKQLVELCKALIESRRPFLWVITDKSYRRSKEDVEEKEEEIISSFREELEEIGVVVSWCDQFRVLKHRSIGCYVTHCGWNSSLESLVAGVPVVAFPQWTDQMTNAKLLEDCWRTGVRVMEKKDEEEVLVESGEIRRCIEEVMEEKAEEFRRNAARWRDLAAETVREGGSSFNHLKAFVDEHM; this is translated from the coding sequence ATGTCTTTCATTAACTACAAACACACAAACATAAAGAAAATGAGTAACGATAATGATTCATCGAAGTCACTCACCGGACCACACTTTCTTTTTGTGACATATCCAGCCCAAGGCCACATCAACCCATCTCTCGAGCTAGCCAAACGCCTTGCCGGAACCTTCATCGGAGCTAGAGTCACCTTCGCAGCCCCAGTCGCCGCCTACAACCGTCGTATGCTCTCCAAAGAAAACGTCCTCCAAAACCTTACCTTCGCCACTTACTCCGATGGCCATGACGACGGCTTCAGACCCTCTACTTCCTCCGACAAATCTCGCCAACAGAGCTCCCGACAGTACCTGTCCGAAATGAGACGACGTGGGAGGGAAACGCTAACCGAACTAATCGAAGATAACCGGCGTCAAAACCGGCCTTTTACCTGCGTGGTTTACACCATCCTCCTCACTTGGGTCGCTGAGCTGGCGCGTGAGTTTCAGATCCCTTCTGCTCTTCTCTGGGTCCAGCCCGTGACCGTCTTCTCCATCTTCTACCACTACTTCAACGGCTACGCCGATGCAATCTCGGAGATGGCTGATAACAACCCTTCTGGTATTATTAAGCTTCCCTCTCTGCCACTGCTCCGTCTCCGTGATCTTCCCTCCTTCATCGTCCCTACAAACGCATATGCGTTTGTTCTACCGGCGTTTCGAGAACAGATAGAGTCACTGAAGCAAGAGGAAACCCCTAAGATCCTCGTTAACAGTTTCCAAGAGCTTGAACAAGAAGCTCTAACCTCGGTTCTTGATAACTTCAAGATTGTCCCCATCGGTCCGTTGATTACCTCGAGGACCGACTCCGAGACTGACGCTGAGTACGTCGAGTGGTTGGATACAAAATCAGATTCGTCTGTGCTTTATATCTCGTTTGGGACGCTTGCCGTGTTGAGCAAGAAACAGCTTGTGGAGCTCTGCAAGGCGTTGATAGAGAGTCGGAGGCCGTTTCTGTGGGTGATTACGGATAAGTCGTACAGAAGAAGTAAAGAAGATGTGGAAGAGAAAGAAGAAGAGATCATAAGCAGTTTCAGAGAAGAGCTCGAGGAGATAGGAGTCGTGGTTTCTTGGTGCGATCAGTTCAGGGTTTTGAAGCACAGGTCGATCGGTTGTTATGTGACGCATTGCGGGTGGAACTCGTCGCTGGAGAGTTTGGTCGCGGGAGTTCCAGTGGTTGCGTTTCCGCAGTGGACTGATCAGATGACGAACGCGAAGCTTCTGGAAGATTGTTGGAGGACAGGTGTGAGGGTGATGGAGAAGAAGGATGAGGAGGAAGTTTTGGTGGAGAGTGGGGAGATACGGCGGTGCATTGAGGAAGTGATGGAGGAGAAGGCGGAGGAGTTTAGAAGAAACGCGGCCAGGTGGAGAGATCTAGCGGCGGAGACGGTGAGAGAAGGAGGATCTTCGTTTAATCATCTCAAAGCTTTTGTCGATGAGCACATGTGA